One Hyphomonadaceae bacterium BL14 genomic window, AACGCGGCCACATGGTTGACAAGCGCGCTCCACGCGAATGACGGCGCGACGCCCGAGGGCATCAACGCCAGCGTCAGCACGCCGAGCAGGCAGGGAATAAACATCCAGCGTGACACAGCGGGGCTCCACTCAAGACATTGCGCGATGATGCGTTTCATGGGCCTTGGGTAACAGAATATCCTTGCCAGGATGTGACGCCGGGTGACAGCGAGACTGAGATGCTGGCTGCCACGCCTGCGATTGCGGCGACCGAGCGCTACTCGACCATGGCTGAACGGCCGCACTCAGGCCGCTATGGGCGAGCCGCGCGATCTCGGTCTGGGATGCGGGTAAGACGCACCCAGCGCTCCTTGTGAAGCTGCTCGGTATGGGCCTGCTCCACATAGCGAAGGACGATGTGCGGGGTTTTCCAACCGCCCGCCTGCATGATGGCGAGGGCGTCGAACCCTGCGAGCAGCATGTCCTGAGCACCTCCGACCCGCATGGAGTGGCCTGACAGGCGCACGCCCGCCTCCGCCAGCCCGGCGCGCTCGGCGGCGCGTTTGACCAGGCGGCGCACCGAGCTGTTGACCAGCGGCTGCTCGCTGGCGTGGCCGCGATGAACGGCGCGGAACAGATATCCCTGCTCCACGCCCGACGCCTCCATCCAGGCGCGCACGCGCTCGAGCGTATCGTCTGACAGCCAGGCCACGCGTCCATCGCCGACCTGATCGGATTTGGCGCGGCGGATCAGGATCGAGCCTGAATCGGCCGTGATCCCCAGATCCTCGATTGTCAGGCAGATGAGCTCGCAGGACCGGCACAGCGTGTCATAACCCACGCTGATCAGCGCGGCGTCGCGCAACCCCTCCAGCGTGTCAGGACAGGCCGACACGATCGCCTTGAGCCGATCGTGGGTCAGGCCCTCGGCCTGGNNGGGGCGGSGCGGCGTGCGCATTGTCGCACGCCGCATCGCCAGGCGCACGGCGCTGGCCTTGGTGGGATCAGGCTGATCGCCATAGACATGGATGAACCGGATGGCCGCGAGCCTGCGCCCCAGCGTGCTGGGACGCACGCGCGCGCTTTCGGCCTGAACGAACGCGGCGACGGTTTGAGAGCTCACCGGGAAGGCCGCACGGTCATGCTCGTGGGCCCATCGCGCGAACACGGCCATGTCCGCGCGATAGCCTTTCAGCGTCATAGGCGAGAACGCCCCTTCACAGCGGGCGAGGACCGAGTCTATTTGTGATACCAATTCAGAATCGCACATGCGATATATTTTATATCGTTTTAAGTGGGGTGCAATGCTATCCGGTGCACAAATCCGCGCAGCTCGCGCTTTGTTAGGGATAAGTGCTAACGATCTAGCCAAAATGACAGATATTGGTTGGGCCACCATTCAACGCATCGAATCCGAGGATAACAGCTATAGCCCTCGCTCCGGCACGCTCGAGCGCGTGCGCGCGGCACTCGAAGCGCAGGGCATAGAGTTCATCGGGGATCCGGAGACCTCCCCCGGCTTGATCCTGCACCGCGTGCCTCCAACGCCGGGGATGTGAGCCTCACCTTGATCCACCGTGTTTTTTTTGCGGCCGGTCCGTCGCCGGTACCGATTGTCTTATCAGATCCTTAGCGGGCGCCATCGCGTTAACGGATCTGTTAATGCTCAAGGGATGGCGCAACCGCCCCGGCCTGCCAGATCTCGCGTCGCGGCCTGGCCTTGAAAATTTCACCCGGCGCGATGGCTTAGCGCGTTACCCTCACGCTAACGCCCCGCTCACGCTTCACTGCCGGGGGTCAGGCCTGATCGAGGCTATCAGGTTTCGCCTCGCTGGTATTGGCCTCGATGGCGCTGGCCTCGATGGCCTCGATGCGCCGCTCCTGTGCCTCGTAAAGCATGGACAGCGTGCGCTTGATCTCATTGGTGATCATGGTCTGGTATCGGCCAAAGAGCACCATGCGCTTGATCGTGAAATTGGAGTGATCGCGGGCATCGAGATAGGTGAAGGCGGGGCGCGCCTGCTCGCGCACACCAGTGTGTATGCTAACGCTGCGCGCCGTTCCGCCATTGAGCTCGAACTGCTCGGCCTTCGCCAGGCGCCTGTTGCGCCAGAAGGCGAGCGCCAGCTGGTCGACGAGCTCGTCCTCGAGTGCACTGGCGGGCTTGAGGTCTGCGCGCAGACCCTCGACCAGCCCATCAAACTGCAAGGGGTCCTCCAGCTCGTGGGCGACGTCGCGCCCGAATATCCCGTGCTTGCGGGCGTTCTGAGAGGAGGCCGCCTTGCCCGCTTGTGTTTTGGGTCCGGTGCTTCTGGCGGCGTTGGCGCGATTGGCGGCGATCTGTTTGGGAGTGGCCATCAGGTCTTCCTTGGACTGGGGGCGTTTGTCTGATGATTTTCGCGCCAGTTCGAAACGATCACCGCTTGAGTGAGAAATTCGCGCCTTTGTTCAAAACGCATTTTTTCGCAACGATCCAAATCTGATTTAAAATATTGATTTAAAAGCACTTATATCACTCCGCTCCAACTGCATACGATGTCGCCGGATGCTGCAGGGTTCTCAGCCGGACCGTGGTGGGCTTTGCGGTATCGCGAACAGGGGGGATTGCGCCGGGGCCGTCAGCACGCGTTATCACGCGTGACCCGCAACGCGGCGGACGTGGCTGGGCTAGCCACGTCCCGCAGCGGCGGCCTCAAGGCGTTGCTCGCCGCAGCTCCGCTCGAAGGGATCGATCTCGAACGACCCCGCGATTGCGGGCGCGACGTTTCCCTGTGAGCCTCCTGATCGACACCACCATCATTTCTCAGGTGCGCAAGGGCGACCGCTGCGACCCCGCCGTGGCGGCCTGGTGGGCGGGCATTGCCGAAGACGATCTGTGGCTCAGCGCACTGGTGCTGGGTGAGATCCGCAAGGGCGTGGAACTGGCACGGCGTTGCGATCCTCGAAAGGCCAACGCGCTCGAGGCGTGGCTCCCCGTCGACACCGCCGTCGCCGAGGCATGGGGCCGAATGAATGCGATCCGTCCAGCGCCGGTGATCGACGCGTTGCTGGCCGCGACAGCCAAAATCAACCGATTGACGCTGGTAACCCGCAACGCGGCGGACGTGGCCGGGCTGGGCGTCGATGTGCTCAACCGTTTTGAAGCCTGATAAGAGATAGCCGGCTTCGATCGACATATCGCTTACGCATGGCCTCCACCCGCCAGCATTCGGTTTTGGCAGGCGAGGCGGCGCAAGGCCCGGCGCGTCAGCGATTTGGGTGTAAATGGGTGTCGTCTTCGCTTGCTTTAATGGGTGTATTTGGGTGTATATTCGGGCATGGCACAGAGCCCGCTTAACACCGATACGATTGTTATCACACCAGAGCTGCTTGCGCTGATCGCCGAGATCGACGAATTCAAGGGTGCCTGGCGGGCGCTGGGAACACTGGCACCAGAGCGGCTCTTTGCGCTGCGCCGGGTCGCCACTATCGAAAGTATCGGATCGTCAACCCGCATCGAGGGCAGCAAACTGTCCGACCGTGACGTCGAGCGGCTGCTGGCCAATCTCGACGTCCAATCGTTCGCCACGCGCGACGAGCAGGAGGTGGCTGGCTACGCAGAGACGATGGAGATGGTCTTCCGGTCCTCGCAAGACATCACCATCACCGAAAACCACATCAGGCAGCTGCATCGCGACCTGCTCGTATACAGCGCCAAGGACGCGTGGCACCGCGGCAGCTACAAGGCGTCATCGAACTCTGTAGCCGCTTTCGACGAAGACGGACGACAGATCGCCGTTGTCTTCGAGACGGCGACGCCGTTCGACACCCCGCGCCTGATGGCAGAGCTGGTCATTTGGCTTGCATCCGAGCGCCAGCAGCGACGACTGCATCCGCTTCTGGTCATTGCGGTGTTCACCGTCGTGTTCCTGGAAATCCATCCCTTCCAGGACGGCAACGGCCGGCTGAGCCGGATCCTGACGACGTTGCTTCTGCTGCAGGCCGGTTATGCCTACGTGCCTTATAGCTCGCTCGAAAGCGTCATCGAGCAGAGCAAGGAGGGGTATTATCTCGCCCTTCGCCAGACACAAGGCTCGATCCGAAGCGACGCGCCCGACTGGCAGCCATGGCTGAGTTTCTTCCTGCACGCCATGCAGCAACAGATGAAGCGGCTGGCCAGGAAGATCGAGCGCGAGAAGATCGTGCTCTCAAGTCTGCCCGACCTGTCTGTGCGCATTCTGGATCACGCAAGCCAGCATGGCCGTGTGAGCATGGGCGACATGATCAAATTGACGGGCGCAAGCCGAAACACATTGAAGCAGCAGTTTCGCCAGCTGGTGAACAATGGGCACCTCATCAAGCACGGCGGCGGCCGCACGACCTGGTACACCATGATGTAAAGAGCCGCGATTCAGGCGATTTCGGGGCAGCTCTTCAAGCAAAACACCCGACAATCTGCCATATACCCAAGGATCCCGGCACAGCCGGCGAAAATATACAATAAATCTTAAAAAAAACTTGGCGACTGAGCATGCATTTCGGCTCAGTCGCTTATGGCTTTACATCAATTATTATTTATCCTTTTATGCGACCTCCCCTTCAATTTCGTCTACAACCTTCTCTTCGACATCCTCTTTAACGGTCTCAATGTTATCAGCCAGCGCTTTAACGAGGGCGCGAATGAAGTCCATATCCGCAGCGTCCCGATAGTAAATCGCGTCGCATACGGTCACGTCATCAACATATTCCAAACACAAGTAAACAAATATCGGCAAAAAGACTACTTTATAGTATCTGTTTACCGGTACGATCGCAAGCATCAGAACACCCTTGAACGCCCAAATATCATGTTCGTCACTGATTGATGCACGTTCATATCCGCACTGACTAAGGAAGCAAGCCAATTGCATATATCGACTGTATCCCTCATCTGTTTGACAGTATAGTCTAACCATTCCTTGTTCTCCTATTTTCAAGGTTACTTCAGTCCTATGTAATGAGAAACGTTGCGAGAATATCGAATTCCCTTTGAACGCTTTCTCAACAGCCACGGCTGCGGCTGTGAACACCACATATGTACGGGGTGCGCGTCTGTAAAGGGGCTCCAAGCACTTTTTTCAGGGCTGGAGATTTTTTTATTTTGTATTGTTTATCTTTAAATTTTTATTATAATTTACTTGTTTTTTAAAGTATAACTCTGCTTACAAATATTCTCAATAATAAAACAAATGATCGATACCATGCTCTCGTCAAAGTCATTAAAGACTTCGCGGAACTGTTCCATGTGTCCGAGACATCTAGCATGCAGGCATCGCGGCGATGAGGCTGATCGCCGCGAGGACGGGTCGCCGGTACAAGCGTGCACCGCGCGCGGCGTGAACCACAGGTCTCGTCGTTCGCGACAAGCCGCTCGCTCTCGCCTCCCGGCCGCGAGCCGCTGTCAGTCCCAGCATCGCCCCGATCGCACGGGTGAGGCGCTAAATCAGGGCGACGGCCTGTGCGGCAGTTACTGTCTGTAGAGCCCTGCGGGAAAGAGCGCGGAGCCTTCGATACGCGCCTCATCCATGCCCGCCGCCTCGCCAGTCCCCCAGGCGGGAGCAGACAGGTGAGCCACGCGGATATCCTGGCCCGAGGCTGCGTCAACCGAGTGGAATGCCGCGTCCACGCGATCTTGCATGAACGTCACGACACAAAAACCATTGGCGGCGCTGTCAAGCAGACGCAGATGCGGGTTCTGGGCCGGATTGCGTTGAGCCAGGCCCGCGGCCTCCTGCCCGGTCATCGATGTGATGACTGTGGCCGATATCCCGGCTCTGAACGTCATGTTGGCCGCGTCGGCCTGATCGGCTGGTGTCTCGATCACGCGATCATCAAACGCAAACAGGCTGCGCGCGGGGTTATCTCTGGGAACATTGCGCTCAAGGGTGACCTGGAAGGGCTGTGAGCTGATCCCGGCCGTGGCAAATTCGATGGCGGCAGGGTCGGACGCGTCATCATGGGCGCTGACGACCGCGCCGATATGCATGTGATGATCGCCGGCGAGCGACACCACATTGGCAACGCCTTCCTCGCGGAAAAACGTCAGCAAGGCGTTGCGTTCTGACGGATAGCCGTCCCAGGCGTCGATGGTCAGAACCGCAGGGTCGGAGGACTGGCCTACACTGTCGCTGTCAAGGCGCATGGGCGAAAGCGGCACCGAATTGGCCCAGGCTCTCCAGCGTGCGCGAGACGCGCGCATCACCGACTTGAACCAGTCACGCTGCTCATGTCCCAGCATGGTGCCCGGCGCATGAGTGGCGCGCGGGTTCTCAAAAGTCTGACCGGCAAAGGTCAGCTCAAGCGGCGGCGCGCCGTCATTCGCGTCTCGTCCTGCGTCCAGGGTGCGCACAATGCCAAGCGGCTGCAAGCCGCGGTCAATGGTGGTCAGGGCGACAGCCAGCTCAGCCGGCACGGCCTGCTCTGATCGGAAGGAGCGCGTGTCGGTCACGACAACATCGACCATCGCCCCCCATGAGAAAGCGCGATGAATGATGAGCGACTTGATGGCTGCGATATTGTTGGGCTCGGGCTGCTGAGAACCGAGCGCGGCGTCGCGAAACGCCGTGTTGGACACGTCGGCAGCGCTGAAATCGCGCGCAGGCGATGCGATGCCCTCAAAGTCGGCCGACCCCGTCAGCAAAGCCGGCACATACTCAAACCACGCCTGGTTGGCGGCGACCTTGCGCGTCTGGGCGGGCAGCGGCGGAACGGTGTAGGTTTCGCTCGACTGCCAGCAATCATTGCTGAATTCGTGATCATCCCAGGTCACGATGAACGCAAAACGGGCGCGCGCGGCGATCATGTCGGGATCCGACAGGTATGTGCGCCACAGATGGCGATAGTCATCGAGCGTCACGGCATGACGAATGTCCGCGCTCTGGCCACCGCCCCCGCTCGGCAGCGGTCCGGCACGACGAACGGCCCCGTATCCAACCGCTTCATATATGAAGTCGCCCAGATGAATGACCGCATCGATGCGCTGATCTTCAGGAGCGGCTTCATCCATTTCCACCAGACGCCGCCAGGCGCCGTACTGGCCCTGCTCGTAATTCTGGCAGGAGGCGGTGGCGAACCTGACCGGCCTCAGGGTGTCTGGGCCGGGTGCCGTGCGCGTATGGCCCAGCGGCATGGAC contains:
- a CDS encoding tyrosine-type recombinase/integrase, which produces MTLKGYRADMAVFARWAHEHDRAAFPVSSQTVAAFVQAESARVRPSTLGRRLAAIRFIHVYGDQPDPTKASAVRLAMRRATMRTPXRPXQAEGLTHDRLKAIVSACPDTLEGLRDAALISVGYDTLCRSCELICLTIEDLGITADSGSILIRRAKSDQVGDGRVAWLSDDTLERVRAWMEASGVEQGYLFRAVHRGHASEQPLVNSSVRRLVKRAAERAGLAEAGVRLSGHSMRVGGAQDMLLAGFDALAIMQAGGWKTPHIVLRYVEQAHTEQLHKERWVRLTRIPDRDRAARP
- a CDS encoding type II toxin-antitoxin system VapC family toxin, which produces MSLLIDTTIISQVRKGDRCDPAVAAWWAGIAEDDLWLSALVLGEIRKGVELARRCDPRKANALEAWLPVDTAVAEAWGRMNAIRPAPVIDALLAATAKINRLTLVTRNAADVAGLGVDVLNRFEA
- a CDS encoding Fic family protein is translated as MAQSPLNTDTIVITPELLALIAEIDEFKGAWRALGTLAPERLFALRRVATIESIGSSTRIEGSKLSDRDVERLLANLDVQSFATRDEQEVAGYAETMEMVFRSSQDITITENHIRQLHRDLLVYSAKDAWHRGSYKASSNSVAAFDEDGRQIAVVFETATPFDTPRLMAELVIWLASERQQRRLHPLLVIAVFTVVFLEIHPFQDGNGRLSRILTTLLLLQAGYAYVPYSSLESVIEQSKEGYYLALRQTQGSIRSDAPDWQPWLSFFLHAMQQQMKRLARKIEREKIVLSSLPDLSVRILDHASQHGRVSMGDMIKLTGASRNTLKQQFRQLVNNGHLIKHGGGRTTWYTMM
- a CDS encoding alkaline phosphatase D family protein → MDRRSFIQTGLGALGWAIASAAGPQAASARAIEATGRYMFPHGVASGDPTASSVVLWTRVQANDGATPDRVALTAEVALDAGFETVLVRTDIEAVADADHTVRLIVTDLPSDTRLFYRFIAHGDVSMPLGHTRTAPGPDTLRPVRFATASCQNYEQGQYGAWRRLVEMDEAAPEDQRIDAVIHLGDFIYEAVGYGAVRRAGPLPSGGGGQSADIRHAVTLDDYRHLWRTYLSDPDMIAARARFAFIVTWDDHEFSNDCWQSSETYTVPPLPAQTRKVAANQAWFEYVPALLTGSADFEGIASPARDFSAADVSNTAFRDAALGSQQPEPNNIAAIKSLIIHRAFSWGAMVDVVVTDTRSFRSEQAVPAELAVALTTIDRGLQPLGIVRTLDAGRDANDGAPPLELTFAGQTFENPRATHAPGTMLGHEQRDWFKSVMRASRARWRAWANSVPLSPMRLDSDSVGQSSDPAVLTIDAWDGYPSERNALLTFFREEGVANVVSLAGDHHMHIGAVVSAHDDASDPAAIEFATAGISSQPFQVTLERNVPRDNPARSLFAFDDRVIETPADQADAANMTFRAGISATVITSMTGQEAAGLAQRNPAQNPHLRLLDSAANGFCVVTFMQDRVDAAFHSVDAASGQDIRVAHLSAPAWGTGEAAGMDEARIEGSALFPAGLYRQ